The following are from one region of the Vibrio rarus genome:
- the menC gene encoding o-succinylbenzoate synthase codes for MRKANLYRYQLEMDSGVILREQKLTQREGWVVELFENDSVGRGEVAPLIGFSHETMDQAFVEVVAKLKKWIAGESLDCHSQYPSVAFGLSMAEFELKGLLSKEGNYQAAPLCNGDPDDLIPALHAMQGEKVAKIKVGLYEPVRDGMLVSLFLESVPDLKLRLDANRAWNLEKAKQFAKRIKPSQRSRIQYIEEPCRAPGDSLTFAIETGIAIGWDETLQNGVMNPDFDLEFLTGAKAIVIKPMLVGNINRCIQLIEKAQAAGLMAVISSSIESSLGLSQLARFAQQFTPMTTPGLDTLQLFKEQLHTPWPGSTLPVKSLSSQTLVWQMHAE; via the coding sequence ATGAGGAAAGCAAATTTATACCGTTATCAGTTAGAAATGGATAGTGGTGTTATCTTACGCGAACAAAAACTCACTCAGCGAGAAGGTTGGGTGGTTGAACTCTTTGAGAATGATAGCGTAGGTCGTGGCGAAGTGGCGCCACTGATTGGATTTAGCCATGAAACCATGGATCAGGCGTTTGTTGAAGTCGTGGCGAAACTGAAAAAGTGGATAGCAGGAGAGTCACTTGACTGTCACTCTCAATATCCGTCTGTGGCTTTTGGTTTGTCTATGGCGGAGTTTGAGTTGAAAGGCTTATTAAGCAAAGAAGGTAATTATCAAGCCGCTCCATTGTGTAATGGCGATCCAGATGATTTGATCCCAGCGTTGCATGCCATGCAAGGTGAAAAGGTCGCTAAAATTAAAGTCGGTTTGTATGAACCGGTTCGAGATGGAATGCTGGTCAGTTTGTTTCTTGAGTCCGTGCCTGATTTAAAACTGAGATTAGATGCCAATCGAGCTTGGAATTTAGAGAAAGCTAAGCAGTTTGCAAAAAGAATTAAACCGTCACAACGTTCACGTATTCAATATATAGAAGAGCCGTGCCGTGCTCCGGGGGACAGCCTGACCTTTGCCATTGAAACGGGTATTGCAATTGGCTGGGATGAAACCCTACAAAATGGAGTGATGAACCCAGATTTTGACCTTGAGTTTTTAACGGGTGCTAAGGCGATTGTGATTAAACCTATGCTAGTGGGAAATATAAATCGCTGCATTCAACTCATTGAAAAAGCGCAAGCAGCAGGGTTGATGGCAGTGATCAGCTCAAGTATTGAGTCCAGCTTAGGCTTGTCACAGTTGGCGCGTTTTGCACAGCAATTTACCCCTATGACCACGCCCGGTCTTGATACATTGCAACTGTTTAAAGAGCAACTCCACACCCCTTGGCCAGGAAGCACCTTGCCCGTTAAAAGCTTGAGTTCGCAAACGTTAGTTTGGCAAATGCATGCGGAATAA
- the menE gene encoding o-succinylbenzoate--CoA ligase, translated as MLELASRFNHQSPLCYWHNATNSMVADKPNAIALKCAEGSYCWSELFNQVASVQKQLLSQGINAGDVLMLITAHSSLHSLLVYLAALEEGIVVAFIPPLSHSELLKRQGILQSAACYTCPSLDPSYTTQLHSIEIDFTLPVSTLLPATSYTRFFTHIASLIFTSGSTGEPKAVAHSASNHLASAIGLQKGFKFGHDSHWLLSLPLFHVSGLAIVWRWLLSGCCLSLKQGKSLNLQGISHTSMVPTQLLRVLQTEQAPRLTLERVLLGGAIIPQQLAHLAQARGIDTWAGYGLTEMASTVSAKRVNELDSAGSALEYRQIKLQQQHIFVRGDTLALGYWKQGKVQPLTLSDGWFDTKDLGRWQNDELVIIGRADNQFISGGENIHCEEIERVLLEHSQVEQAFIVPIPDETFGHRPVALLTLSDNTLSLKLQVQLQHLSLSKLQKFKCPIAYYQIPEHLLNKGIKISRAQLHSWLSQKMLQQQD; from the coding sequence TTGTTAGAGCTAGCGTCACGTTTTAACCATCAATCGCCACTTTGCTATTGGCATAATGCCACTAACAGCATGGTGGCGGATAAACCGAATGCCATTGCCCTAAAATGTGCTGAGGGAAGTTACTGTTGGAGTGAGTTATTCAATCAAGTAGCTAGCGTACAAAAACAACTGCTTAGCCAAGGTATTAACGCTGGCGATGTGCTGATGCTTATAACTGCACACAGTTCATTGCACAGTTTACTTGTCTATCTAGCCGCATTAGAAGAAGGGATAGTGGTTGCCTTTATCCCTCCTTTATCTCATTCAGAGTTATTGAAAAGGCAGGGGATTTTACAAAGCGCTGCTTGTTATACTTGCCCTTCTCTTGACCCCTCTTATACCACACAGCTACACAGCATTGAGATTGACTTTACGCTGCCGGTGTCGACATTGCTACCAGCGACTTCCTATACAAGGTTTTTTACCCATATAGCTAGCCTCATATTCACTTCAGGTTCTACGGGCGAGCCTAAGGCGGTAGCACACAGCGCCTCTAACCATTTAGCGTCCGCTATAGGGTTGCAAAAAGGGTTCAAATTTGGCCATGATAGCCATTGGCTTTTGTCATTACCTTTGTTTCATGTCTCGGGTTTGGCTATCGTATGGCGTTGGTTACTCAGTGGCTGTTGTTTGAGTTTAAAGCAAGGTAAGAGCTTAAACTTGCAAGGGATCAGCCATACTTCTATGGTGCCCACCCAGTTATTGAGAGTATTGCAAACCGAGCAAGCCCCCCGTTTAACGTTAGAACGAGTATTACTTGGTGGCGCAATAATACCACAGCAACTGGCCCATTTAGCTCAAGCTCGTGGTATAGATACATGGGCCGGTTATGGGCTCACAGAAATGGCCTCCACAGTCAGTGCTAAACGAGTGAACGAACTAGACAGTGCGGGTAGCGCGTTAGAGTATCGACAGATCAAACTGCAACAACAGCACATCTTTGTTCGGGGGGATACCCTTGCTCTTGGATATTGGAAGCAGGGCAAAGTACAGCCTTTAACTTTAAGTGATGGTTGGTTTGATACCAAAGATCTTGGCCGCTGGCAAAATGATGAGTTAGTCATTATTGGCCGAGCTGACAACCAGTTTATCTCTGGTGGTGAAAATATTCATTGCGAAGAAATAGAGCGGGTTTTACTCGAACACTCACAAGTAGAGCAAGCCTTTATTGTGCCTATCCCAGATGAGACTTTTGGCCACCGCCCAGTGGCATTACTCACCCTTAGTGACAACACACTTTCCCTGAAATTACAGGTGCAACTACAGCATCTGAGTTTATCCAAGCTGCAAAAATTCAAATGTCCTATCGCTTATTACCAAATTCCTGAGCATTTATTAAATAAAGGGATAAAAATTTCTCGAGCTCAGTTGCACTCTTGGCTGTCTCAGAAAATGCTTCAGCAGCAGGATTAA
- a CDS encoding YeiH family protein: protein MQHLTKKHIPFLIVLVLCFTPLLKSPSALMLGLILSQLGLVPSGLPIAKWTKKLLSYSIIGLGFGISLSEALKATSSGIGLIMTTIFVTLFIGTWIAIKLGIDKKTGYLISSGTAICGGSAIAAVSPAINANANQTGLALATVFILNSVALFVFPVIGHALHLDQHTFGVWAAIAIHDTSSVVGAASAYGEEALRTATTLKLARALWIIPVTLGSAWYFGKANHKLKVPTFIFLYIGAVVISDLLPQFSDIYQMTFSVAKQTLVACLFLIGSAISLEQVKEAGVKPLLFGIGLWLSISVGTLLWLLH, encoded by the coding sequence ATGCAACATCTCACCAAGAAACATATACCATTTTTAATCGTGTTAGTCCTTTGTTTTACACCGCTATTAAAGTCCCCCTCGGCGCTCATGTTAGGTTTGATTTTATCTCAGCTCGGCCTTGTGCCTAGCGGGTTACCTATTGCAAAGTGGACTAAAAAGTTACTCAGTTATTCTATCATTGGTCTCGGCTTTGGTATCTCACTCTCCGAAGCGCTCAAAGCGACTTCCAGTGGTATTGGTCTTATTATGACCACTATTTTCGTGACTTTATTCATCGGTACTTGGATTGCCATCAAATTAGGGATCGATAAAAAAACCGGTTATCTCATTTCTAGTGGTACTGCGATTTGTGGTGGTAGCGCCATTGCGGCCGTCTCTCCTGCTATCAATGCTAACGCCAACCAAACAGGGTTAGCGCTGGCTACTGTATTTATTCTCAACTCAGTGGCTCTGTTTGTGTTCCCTGTAATTGGTCATGCACTCCACCTTGATCAACACACTTTTGGCGTCTGGGCCGCCATCGCCATTCATGACACCTCATCGGTGGTTGGGGCCGCTAGTGCCTATGGCGAGGAAGCATTGCGTACGGCAACGACACTTAAATTGGCCCGTGCACTTTGGATTATTCCTGTCACTCTGGGCAGTGCTTGGTATTTTGGTAAAGCCAACCATAAGCTCAAAGTGCCAACCTTTATCTTCTTATACATTGGCGCTGTGGTGATAAGCGATTTGCTTCCACAGTTTAGTGATATATATCAAATGACATTTTCAGTAGCTAAACAAACCTTAGTAGCTTGCTTGTTCTTAATTGGTTCGGCTATTTCTCTCGAGCAGGTAAAAGAAGCTGGGGTAAAACCGCTGCTATTTGGCATTGGTCTGTGGCTATCCATCTCTGTCGGCACTTTGCTTTGGCTGTTACATTAA
- a CDS encoding Tim44 domain-containing protein, producing the protein MKRIFSIMAVLLVSVSMTFSPVTEAKRFGGGKSFGKSFKTAPAPKAHHTNTNSINKGTQNNSRRGGMLGGLMGGLLAGGLLAAFFGGAFEGIQFMDILIIGLIAFFAFKFLRGMLASKAGSMNQQRPAYSASQGNVSQGGANDVPPYNTQFRQQADSQPFSQSNGAGFGSAAQSDVPHNYPPGFDHAGFINGSREHYRILQGAWNHNELETIREYVSASLFEDLKKERASLQGEQHTDVMFVDAEIVRADVDASKAQLSLQFTGRYRDTVENVEEEINDIWHLERDLTQPNAPWLIIGIQV; encoded by the coding sequence ATGAAACGTATTTTTTCGATCATGGCAGTATTGCTAGTATCAGTATCAATGACATTTTCGCCAGTGACTGAAGCTAAGCGATTTGGCGGTGGCAAATCATTTGGTAAAAGTTTTAAAACTGCGCCAGCACCTAAAGCGCATCATACCAACACTAATTCAATTAACAAAGGCACGCAGAATAACTCTAGAAGAGGTGGCATGCTAGGTGGATTGATGGGGGGACTACTTGCAGGGGGCCTTTTGGCTGCGTTCTTTGGTGGCGCGTTTGAGGGTATCCAGTTTATGGATATTCTTATCATAGGTTTGATTGCCTTTTTTGCCTTTAAGTTTTTACGTGGCATGCTGGCATCAAAAGCGGGCAGCATGAATCAGCAACGCCCTGCCTATAGTGCATCTCAAGGGAATGTTTCTCAAGGTGGGGCAAATGATGTTCCGCCATATAATACTCAGTTTAGACAGCAAGCTGACTCGCAGCCATTTTCTCAGTCCAATGGTGCAGGTTTTGGTAGCGCTGCTCAATCTGATGTTCCGCATAACTACCCACCGGGTTTTGATCATGCTGGATTTATTAATGGTTCGAGAGAGCACTACCGTATTTTGCAAGGCGCTTGGAACCATAATGAGCTTGAAACGATTCGTGAATACGTTTCTGCAAGTTTGTTTGAAGACCTCAAAAAAGAACGCGCTTCGCTACAAGGTGAACAACATACCGACGTTATGTTTGTTGACGCTGAAATTGTACGTGCCGACGTTGATGCAAGCAAAGCACAACTAAGCCTACAATTTACCGGTCGCTACCGCGATACAGTGGAAAATGTAGAAGAAGAGATCAATGACATTTGGCATC